A stretch of DNA from Sphingopyxis sp. MWB1:
TATGACCTCAGCCGCAAATATTATCTGCTGGGGCGCGACGGGCTGATCGCCGATCTGGCGCCGCCGCCGGGCGGCGCGATATTGGAGATTGGCTGCGGCACGGGGCGCAATCTGGTCGCGGCGGCGCGGCGCTGGCCGCAGGCGCAATGTTTCGGGATCGATATTTCGGAGGCGATGCTGGAAACCGCGCGCGCTTCGATCCGCCGCGCCGGGCTGGCGGGCCGGGTGACGGTCGCGCGCGCCGATGCCTGCGATTTCGATGCCGATGCCTTGTTCGGAAGGGCCGCCTTCGACCGGATTTTCATCAGCTATGCGCTGTCGATGATCCCCGACTGGAAGGCCGCGCTGGTTCAGGCGGCGCAGCATGTCGCCCCCGGCGGGCGGCTCGAAGTTGTCGACTTCGGCCAGCAGGAAGGCCTGCCTTCCTTGTGGAAGCAGGGCCTCTTCGGCTGGCTCTCCCAATTCCACGTCGCCCCGCGCGCCGAACTCGGCCCGCTCATCGCCGGATTGGCAAGGGAAACCGGCAGCGCCGGCTATTGCCGCAGCCTCTATCGTGGCTACGCCCTGCGCTGCGGCCTCGTGCGATAACCCCGTCACTTTCGTCATCCCGGGCTCGACCCGGTTGGTCATCCCGGGCTCGATCCGGGATCCAGACGAGCCAGCAAGGTCGGGCAATATCCGTCAACCCCGCCGCACCAAACGAACGCTGCGCGGCACCTTTGCCAACATCCGCTCCGTTTCAGGCGGCCTTTTGCAGTTGCAATTCCAGCCGATCCCAGATTTCGACCAGCGCCGCGGTCAAATCGCGCATCATCGCTTCGTTATGCGCCGGCCCCGGCGTAAAGCGCAGCCGCTCGGTGCCGCGCGGCACGGTCGGGAAATTGATCGGCTGCACATAAACGCCATATTCGGCGAGCAAAATATCGCTGATCTTCTTCGCCCGCACCGGATCGCCGACCATCAGCGGGACGATATGCGTCGTCGAATCCATGACCGGCAACCCCGCCTCGCGAAAGCTCTGCTTGAGG
This window harbors:
- a CDS encoding class I SAM-dependent methyltransferase, yielding MAGGHGELMDRVYRTQRHIYDLSRKYYLLGRDGLIADLAPPPGGAILEIGCGTGRNLVAAARRWPQAQCFGIDISEAMLETARASIRRAGLAGRVTVARADACDFDADALFGRAAFDRIFISYALSMIPDWKAALVQAAQHVAPGGRLEVVDFGQQEGLPSLWKQGLFGWLSQFHVAPRAELGPLIAGLARETGSAGYCRSLYRGYALRCGLVR